A window of Fragaria vesca subsp. vesca linkage group LG7, FraVesHawaii_1.0, whole genome shotgun sequence contains these coding sequences:
- the LOC101308499 gene encoding auxin response factor 9-like, protein MAHSQCDSSSVSRGGDTGYGSALYTELWKLCAGPLVDVPRIGERVFYFPQGHMEQLEASTNQELNPQIPRFNIPSKILCQVVNIQLLPERDTDEVYAQITLLPEPDQSEPTSPDPCVPEPPTPATYSFCKILTASDTSTHGGFSVLRKHANDCLPPLDMNQATPTQELAAKDLHGYEWKFKHIFRGQPRRHLLTTGWSTFVTSKRLVAGDAFVFLRGGNGELGVGVRRLARQQTPMPSSVISSQSMHLGVLATASHAVMTSTLFVVYYKPRTSQFIVGLNKYLEAINNKFSVGMRFKMRFEGEDSPERRFTGTIVGVGDLSPHWAESKWRSLKVQWDEHATVPRPDRVSPWEIEPFVASVPLNLAQPVVKSKRPKTVEIASSEITTNSTASPFWYQGSNQSAEPTQLGCVAEVQSCGSQVVWPPRQKDSNGSGYSSSRICAEGIWPSSPNVNVSLSLFADSQEGNKNATMGSMLPNFSSPSSKTSNGPVHDQLETGKKFESSGFRLFGYDVPKAITANLREKEPMFTTVCSGAKGPILAAASELDQDPNISRISKEQMQLISEVPPIETQSKQGSTVSMRSRTKVHMEGVAVGRAVDLTALKGYDDLIDELEKMFEIKGELRPANKWAVVFTDDENDMMLLGDYQWQDFCRTVKKIFIFSSDHVQMLRQGKLKSSALLCEENVN, encoded by the exons ATGGCGCACAGTCAGTGTGACTCTTCATCTGTTTCTCGTGGTGGTGATACAG GTTATGGAAGTGCTTTGTATACAGAGCTATGGAAGTTATGTGCAGGGCCTCTTGTGGATGTGCCCAGAATTGGAGAGAGAGTCTTCTACTTTCCTCAGGGCCATATGGAACAA CTGGAAGCATCAACAAATCAAGAACTGAATCCGCAAATCCCTCGGTTCAATATACCGTCTAAGATCCTTTGTCAAGTTGTTAACATTCAATTACTG CCAGAACGAGACACCGATGAAGTTTATGCTCAGATCACTTTGCTCCCAGAACCAGAT CAAAGTGAACCTACAAGTCCCGATCCATGTGTACCGGAGCCTCCAACACCGGCTACTTATTCCTTTTGCAAGATTTTGACAGCTTCTGATACAAGCACCCATGGAGGGTTCTCAGTTCTTCGAAAGCATGCTAATGATTGCTTACCTCCTTTG GATATGAACCAGGCAACTCCAACTCAGGAATTGGCTGCCAAAGATCTTCATGGCTATGAGTGGAAATTTAAGCATATCTTCAGAG GTCAACCGCGGAGGCATTTACTTACCACAGGATGGAGTACATTTGTCACATCCAAAAGATTGGTTGCTGGTGATGCGTTTGTGTTCTTGAG GGGTGGTAATGGGGAACTAGGGGTTGGGGTTCGGCGTCTTGCTCGTCAACAGACTCCCATGCCTTCATCAGTGATATCTAGCCAGAGCATGCATCTAGGAGTGCTTGCAACTGCTTCTCATGCCGTCATGACCTCAACTCTATTTGTTGTCTATTACAAGCCCAG GACGAGCCAATTTATTGTTGGCTTAAACAAATATCTTGAAGCCATCAACAATAAATTTTCTGTTGGCATGCGCTTTAAAATGCGATTTGAGGGGGAAGACTCACCGGAAAGAAG ATTCACTGGCACTATAGTAGGGGTTGGGGATTTATCTCCTCACTGGGCAGAATCTAAATGGCGATCTCTGAAG GTTCAATGGGATGAACATGCCACAGTACCAAGGCCGGATAGGGTTTCTCCTTGGGAAATAGAGCCATTTGTAGCTTCTGTTCCGTTAAATCTTGCTCAACCAGTAGTAAAGAGCAAAAGGCCTAAAACCGTTGAAATTGCTTCATCAG AAATTACCACCAATTCAACTGCTTCACCTTTCTGGTATCAAGGGTCAAACCAGTCTGCTGAGCCAACTCAATTAGGCTGTGTTGCTGAAGTCCAAAGCTGTGGTAGCCAGGTTGTCTGGCCCCCAAGGCAGAAAGACAGCAATGGCAGCGGCTACTCTAGCTCAAGGATCTGTGCAGAGGGTATCTGGCCTTCTTCTCCAAATGTGAATGTTTCTTTAAGCCTGTTTGCAGACTCACAAGAAGGCAACAAGAATGCTACTATGGGGTCCATGCTCCCTAACTTCTCCTCCCCATCTTCGAAAACAAGCAATGGCCCGGTGCATGACCAGCTGGAAACAGGGAAAAAGTTCGAGTCTTCAGGTTTTCGGTTGTTTGGTTATGATGTGCCAAAGGCAATTACTGCCAATCTTCGGGAGAAAGAGCCAATGTTTACAACAGTTTGCTCTGGTGCCAAAGGACCGATTCTGGCTGCTGCATCAGAACTTGATCAGGACCCCAATATTTCAAGAATCTCAAAAGAACAGATGCAACTTATATCAGAGGTACCACCAATTGAGACACAAAGCAAGCAGGGATCCACTGTTTCAATGAGATCTCGTACTAAG GTGCATATGGAAGGGGTTGCTGTTGGTCGTGCTGTGGACTTGACTGCATTAAAGGGGTATGATGATTTAATTGACGAGCTAGAGAAAATGTTTGAGATCAAAGGAGAGCTTCGTCCAGCAAACAAATGGGCAGTTGTTTTTACTGATGATGAAAATGACATGATGCTTCTTGGCGATTATCAATGGCA GGACTTTTGCCGGACTGTGAAGAAGATATTCATCTTTTCAAGTGATCACGTACAGATGCTAAGACAAGGCAAGCTAAAAAGTTCGGCATTACTGTGTGAGGAGAATGTCAACTAA
- the LOC101308796 gene encoding exportin-2-like: MEWNPQDLHTLSQCFVNTLSPSPEPRRRAEAILSDFSQKPNYGLAVLRLVAEPNVAEEIRQAASVNFKNHLKVRWSPAPNSDEPRIQDAEKEQIKALIVSLMLNATPRIQGQLSEALVLIGKHDFPRLWPNLLPELTGSLQKASQAGDYASINGILGTANSIFKKFRHEFKTNELLYDLKYCLENFAAPLLEIFLKTANLIESAANANAAALKPLFESQRLCCRVFFSLNYQELPEFFEDHMNEWMTEQMKYLANSYPALENSPDGLALVDELRAAVCENINLYMEKNEEEFQAYLNGFALAVWNLLTTVSQSPSRDQLAVTAIKFLTTVSTSVHHSLFAGEGVIPQICQGIVIPNVMLRDEDTELFEMNYIEFIRRDMEGSDLDTRRRIACELLKGIATNYKPQVTNLVSVQIQNLLTSFAANPEKNWKDKDCAIYLVVSLATKKAGGTSVTTDLVDVQSFFGSVIVPELQSQDVNGFPPMLKAGALKFFTMFRTHIPKPMTLQFFPDLIRFLRAESNVVHSYAASCIEKLLLVKDESGQARYTSLDISPVLPQLMNNLFEALQVPESEENQYIMKCIMRVLGVADISREIVGPCITGLTSVLNKACENPKNPVFNHYVFESVAVLVKRACGKDASLIAVFEINLFPSIQKILVEDVQEFYPYALQLLAQLVELNRPPIPQSYMQIFPMLLSPDLWKKASNVPALVRLLQAFLKKAPHELNQEGSLRQVLEISNKLVSARSTDEQGFYVLNTVVESLDFNVIAPYIGQIWSSLFTVLQTRQSPKYIKCLLIFMSLVLVKHGSTNLVESVNGIQANLFLMILGQFWISNLTHITGFIETKLTAVASTRLLCESQMLLDAAAVEHWGKLLNSIITLLSRAEQDRVEEDPEMPEFAENVGYSATFIRLHNAGKTEDDPLKDIRDAKEFLVTSLARLSAQFPGRYPQIISQYVEPANQAELLRLCNSYNCQIV; the protein is encoded by the coding sequence ATGGAGTGGAACCCTCAGGACCTCCACACACTCTCCCAGTGCTTCGTCAACACTCTCTCCCCCTCGCCGGAGCCTCGCCGCCGCGCCGAGGCCATACTCTCCGATTTCTCCCAGAAGCCAAACTACGGCCTCGCCGTGCTCCGCCTCGTCGCCGAGCCCAACGTCGCCGAGGAGATCCGCCAGGCCGCCTCCGTCAACTTCAAAAACCACCTCAAGGTGCGGTGGTCCCCCGCCCCCAACTCCGACGAGCCGAGGATCCAGGACGCCGAGAAGGAGCAGATCAAAGCCCTGATCGTCTCCCTCATGCTCAACGCCACCCCCAGAATCCAGGGCCAGCTCAGCGAAGCCCTAGTTTTGATCGGCAAGCATGATTTCCCGAGGCTCTGGCCCAATCTGCTCCCGGAGCTCACCGGAAGCCTCCAGAAGGCTTCCCAGGCCGGCGACTACGCTTCCATTAACGGTATTCTCGGAACCGCTAACTCTATATTTAAGAAATTTCGGCATGAGTTCAAGACCAATGAGCTTTTGTATGATTTGAAATACTGTTTGGAGAATTTTGCCGCACCGTTGTTGGAAATTTTCTTGAAAACGGCTAATTTGATTGAGTCTGCTGCCAACGCCAATGCCGCGGCGCTCAAGCCGCTGTTTGAGTCTCAGAGATTGTGCTGCAGGGTTTTCTTCTCGTTGAATTATCAGGAGTTACCTGAGTTTTTCGAGGACCATATGAATGAGTGGATGACTGAGCAGATGAAGTATCTAGCCAATAGTTATCCTGCACTGGAGAATAGTCCTGATGGGCTTGCGCTAGTAGATGAGTTGCGCGCTGCGGTGTGTGAGAATATTAACCTTTATATGGAGAAGAACGAGGAAGAGTTTCAGGCTTACTTGAATGGTTTTGCGCTAGCTGTGTGGAATTTGTTAACAACTGTCTCTCAGTCACCGAGCCGTGATCAGCTGGCTGTTACTGCTATTAAGTTTTTGACTACTGTTAGCACAAGTGTGCATCATAGTCTATTTGCTGGTGAGGGAGTGATACCTCAGATTTGTCAGGGCATTGTGATCCCAAATGTGATGTTGAGGGATGAGGATACGGAATTGTTTGAAATGAACTACATTGAGTTCATCAGGAGGGATATGGAAGGCAGTGATCTTGATACTAGGAGGAGGATTGCTTGTGAGCTTCTTAAAGGAATTGCTACCAATTATAAACCACAGGTTACCAATTTGGTTTCTGTACAGATACAGAATTTGCTAACCTCTTTTGCTGCAAACCCAGAGAAGAATTGGAAGGACAAGGACTGTGCAATTTACTTGGTTGTATCACTTGCTACTAAGAAGGCTGGGGGCACTTCTGTTACGACTGATCTTGTTGATGTTCAGAGCTTCTTTGGGTCAGTGATTGTTCCAGAACTGCAGAGTCAGGATGTGAATGGATTTCCTCCAATGCTTAAGGCGGGAGCATTGAAATTTTTCACAATGTTCCGGACTCATATACCAAAGCCTATGACATTACAATTTTTCCCAGATTTGATTCGGTTCCTTCGTGCAGAGTCCAATGTAGTTCACTCGTATGCTGCAAGTTGTATTGAGAAGCTTTTGCTGGTAAAGGATGAGAGTGGACAAGCAAGATATACATCATTAGATATTTCCCCAGTGCTGCCACAACTGATGAACAACCTCTTTGAGGCTTTACAGGTTCCAGAATCCGAGGAAAATCAATATATAATGAAGTGTATTATGCGAGTTCTCGGGGTTGCAGACATATCGCGTGAGATTGTTGGACCTTGTATTACGGGGTTAACATCAGTACTCAACAAAGCTTGTGAAAACCCCAAGAATCCAGTATTTAACCACTATGTTTTTGAGTCTGTGGCTGTCCTTGTGAAGCGAGCATGCGGGAAGGATGCTTCTCTCATAGCTGTTTTTGAGATAAACCTTTTCCCCAGTATCCAGAAGATATTGGTTGAAGATGTGCAAGAGTTCTATCCTTATGCACTTCAGCTGCTGGCTCAACTTGTTGAGTTGAATAGGCCACCCATTCCACAGAGTTACATGCAGATTTTTCCAATGCTTTTGTCTCCTGACTTGTGGAAAAAGGCTTCCAATGTCCCTGCTCTTGTGCGTTTGCTTCAAGCATTCCTTAAGAAGGCACCCCATGAGCTCAACCAAGAGGGCAGTTTGAGACAGGTCCTTGAGATATCCAATAAGCTTGTCTCAGCCCGCAGTACTGATGAACAGGGTTTCTATGTGCTAAATACTGTTGTTGAGAGCCTTGATTTTAATGTGATTGCACCTTACATTGGTCAGATTTGGAGTTCCCTTTTCACAGTGCTTCAAACCAGGCAGTCACCAAAGTATATCAAGTGTCTACTGATTTTTATGTCACTTGTTCTAGTCAAGCATGGCTCTACAAATCTTGTCGAGTCAGTGAATGGCATTCAGGCTAACCTGTTTCTGATGATCTTGGGGCAGTTTTGGATATCCAATCTTACGCATATTACTGGATTCATTGAGACTAAGTTGACTGCGGTCGCATCAACCCGACTCCTGTGTGAGTCTCAAATGCTTCTGGATGCTGCAGCTGTTGAGCACTGGGGGAAATTGCTTAACAGCATTATAACCCTTCTTTCACGAGCTGAGCAGGACAGGGTTGAAGAGGATCCCGAAATGCCTGAATTTGCAGAAAATGTTGGATATTCTGCCACCTTTATTCGGCTGCACAATGCTGGGAAGACTGAGGATGATCCGCTGAAAGATATAAGAGATGCAAAGGAATTTTTGGTGACTTCATTGGCTAGGCTTTCTGCGCAATTCCCTGGCAGATACCCTCAAATCATCAGTCAATATGTCGAACCAGCCAATCAGGCAGAACTACTACGTCTCTGCAACTCTTATAACTGCCAAATTGTTTGA